The genomic interval TGCCGGGCATATCACTGGCCGGCGACATCGCCAGCATCCAGCCCATCGGCTTTTCCGCCGACGGAAAGGTCTTTGCCTTCCAGGAATTCGGCATCAAGGAGAGTGACAAAGCTCCCTATTCCGAGACCTACTTCATCGATACCGACAGCGGCCAGTATCTCGAGGGCACGCCTTTCCGCACCGAACTGACTGACAAGGATGCCAATCTTTCCAAGGCGCGTCGACAGAACCTGACGGCGGCGCGCAGCCAGATGGACAAATACGATCTCCTGACCAATCCCGGCCTCATTGCCGCCTTCAACCCGCCGACTGAACTCGGTTCTCCCACGAAGACGCTCCGCTACACCACGCTTGCGGCCGACGGTCCGCCGAAGGCCCCCTACACGCTTTCGCTCGGCGAACTGCCGGTGTCGACGCCAAAGGAGTGCACCGCAGTCGACAAGCGCGTCATCGGCTTCTCCCTGCAGGTGATCGAGAAGGAAGGCGCTCCAAACCGCCAGGCGGCGCGGCAGGCAACCGCTGTTCCGGCGGAACGGACGTGCTCCGTCGAATACAGGATCGGCGGCGCGGTGGTCTATCAGCCGGAAGCCGGAAACCAGGTTCACATCGCCCTCGTCCTTGCCTTCGATGCTGAGAGGAACGGACGCTGGATTGCCGTTCCGGTCCATCCCTGAGAATGGAGCGCTTTCGGGCGGCAAAGCCGCCCCACCCTGATCTGATTGCCGGCGCCCTCGCCTGGGGCGTACAGATGCTTGTCTCCGCCATGCTCGGCCTTTACCTCCGCAATGGGCTGGAGACGAGCCGCCTTGCCGAGGTCGCCGCACTCTATTTCCTCGGCGGCCTGCTCTCATGGCCATTCGCCTTGCCGGTCGCTCGCTTCCTCGCTTTCAACAGGCCGCCGGAAGCCCGGTTCGCGGCCTTCTTCGTGACGCTGACGCTCGCGACGATCCTGATAACCGCCTTTCTCTTTGCGATGGAATACCGGATCTTCTATTCGCGCTGGCACGCGCCCTTCGGCAGCCTCGCCTGGGCTTTCCAATTCGTCTTCACCAGCATCAGCGCCGTCTACCAGTTTCTGGTGATCGGTCTCCGCCTCTTCCTGCCGCTCGGCCTCGTCTGCCTTGTCGTTAGCAGCTATCATCTTGCCAAACGCATGCGTTGAGATTGCCGCCAGTCTTTGCTACACGGGCGCTAACCTCGATGACTCCTCTTTGAAGTGAAGGCAGCCGCCCATGATCCCGCGTTATTCCCGGCCCGAAATGGTCGCCATCTGGTCTCCCGAAACCAAGTTCCGCATCTGGTTCGAGATCGAGGCGCATGCCTGCGACGCGCTGGCCGAATTGGGCGTGATCCCGAAATCGGCGGCACGGACGATCTGGGAGAAAGGCGGCGCCGCCACCTTCGACGTCGCCCGCATCGACGAGATCGAAGCCGTCACCAAACATGACGTCATCGCCTTCCTGACCCATCTCGCCGAGATCGTCGGCCCGGATGCGCGCTTCGTCCACCAGGGCATGACCTCGTCAGACGTGCTCGACACCTGCTTCAACGTTCAGCTGGTGCGCGCCACCGATATTCTCATCGCCGATGTCGACCGGCTGCTTCAGGCTCTGAAAACCCGCGCCTTCGAACATAAGGACACCGTCACCATCGGCCGCTCGCACGGCATCCATGCCGAGCCCACCACCTTCGGCGTCAAGCTGGCGCTTGCCTATGCCGAATTCGAGCGCTGCCGCCAGCGCCTGGTCGCCGCCCGCGAGGAAGTCGCGACCTGTGCCATCTCCGGCGCTGTCGGCACCTTCGCCAATATCGATCCGCGCGTCGAGGAACATGTCGCCGCAGCGCTCGGCCTGAAGGCCGAGCCGGTCTCGACCCAGGTCATCCCGCGCGACCGCCACGCCATGTATTTCGCCACCCTCGGCGTCGTCGCCTCGTCGATCGAACGGCTCGCAACCGAGATCCGCCACCTGCAGCGCACCGAAGTCCTCGAAGCGGAAGAATACTTCTCCCCCGGCCAGAAGGGCTCTTCGGCCATGCCGCACAAGCGCAACCCGGTGCTGACCGAAAACCTGACCGGCCTTGCCCGCATGGTCCGCTCCTACGCCATGCCGGCCATGGAAAACGTCGCCCTCTGGCACGAGCGCGATATCTCCCACTCCTCGGTCGAACGGATGATCGGCCCGGATGCCACGGTGACGCTCGATTTCGCCCTCTCGCGCCTCGCCGGCGTGGTCGAAAAGCTGCTGGTCTATCCCGAGAACATGGAAAAGAACCTCAACAAATTCCGCGGCCTCGTCCACTCCCAGCGCGTCCTCCTGGCACTGACCCAGGCCGGCACCTCCCGCGAAGACGCTTACCGCCTGGTGCAGCGCAACGCCATGAAGGTGTGGGAACAGGGCAAGGATTTTCTGGAAGAGCTGCTCGCCGATTCAGAGGTGCGCGCGGCGCTTTCGGAAGAAGATATTCGCGAGAAGTTCGATCTTGGGTATCACACAAAGCATGTCGATACGATTTTTCGGCGGGTGTTTGGCGAGGCCTGAGCGCGGATCTGCCAGCAGAGACGGCACATTTCAAAACTCAGCTCGCAGAGTTCAGCTCCGAAGCGATGCAGGAAAGGTAAGCTGTCACTTGCCTATCTCTGCTTCGCCGGCTTGCCTGATACGCGTCGCTTGCGCCCCTCCGCCTTTTTCGGCGCCTCGGTTTTCTCTGCCTCCGACGTGCTGCACGCCTCCGTGTCAGCCCGTCCCTTGGCGGCTTTGGCCACCAACTGATCGAGATGCTTCAACTCATCCTCGTCGAGATTTTCGATGCCGATGAAGCGGTTCTCCGCATGGCTTGTCAGGATGATTTCGTTGAGCTTGGCCTGGATCGCCCGCGTGTCGCGCGTCTGGGCGTTCTGCAGCACGAAAACCATCAGGAAGGTGATGATCGTCGTGCCGGTATTGATGATCAGCTGCCAGGTTTCTGAATAGTCGAAGAAGGGGCCGAGCATGGCCCAGATGATGACGACGGTCAGCGCCAGGATGAAGACGGCGGGTTTGCCCGCCCATTCCGATGTCTTGCTAGCGAAGCGGGCGAACAGATGCTTCATCGTTACCTCTGGAAATACTCCCGCGAATCCGGTGCTGAATAACGCCGGGAGAGGTCTTGAGGTTCCGGAACCCAGGCAGCGCAATTGCGGGGATCGCGACGGTTCACGATCCCCGGAAAGCTGCGATCAGACGGCTTCCCGCGCAACCAGCTTGCGGTAGAGATGCCAGGTCGCATGGCCGAGGATCGGGATGACGAGTGCAAGACCGGCAAACACCGGGATCGTGCCGATGACGAGGAGGGCCGCAACGATCAGGCCCCAAAGCAGCACCGGCACCGGATTGATGACCGTCGCACGGATCGAGGTCACGACGGCGGCAACCGCCCCGACGTCGCGGTCGAGCAGGAACGGAAAGGTGATGACCGAAATCGCCAGCACGACGAGCGCGAAGCCGAAGCCGATGAGGTTGCCCCAGATGATCAGCTGCAGGCCTTGGGCCGTGCCGAAGACCTGACGGGTGAAGTCCGTCATGGTGCGCGGAAACACTTCGCCGAGAAGATTGGTGTAAAGCGTCTGCGCCGTCACCAGCCAAACGACGAAAAGGGCAAACAGCATCAGTCCAACCGCGACGATCGACGGCAGCGCCGGCGAATGGCGTACCTCGAGCGCGTGCTTCCATGACGTATCGAGGCCTTCCTCGCGCCGGCGACTGATCTCATAAAGACCGATCGCCGCAATCGGGCCGATCAGCACGAAACCGGACATCAGCGGGAAGACCATCGGCAGAAGGTTGGCGCCGGAAGTCCACAGCGTCAGGAAGATGCCGGCGATCGGATACATCAAGCACAGGAACACATAATGGGAAGGCTTCTCCTTGAAATCGTCGAACCCGCGCTTCAGTGCGTCGAAGACGTCGGCGATACTGATGCGATTGACGACGGGACGCGCGAAGCTTTCACTGGCACCCGTCATGACATGAAATGCCGCCATGGCTTTCTCCTCCTCAGCCGAGACCTGATCGGCGGCGGACATGCATCGGCGGGTAAGCCGATACGAAATCCGCAACCGGCACTGGAGCAATATAACAAGTTTCAAAGCCCGTGTCGCTCTCTCCCTTGCCATCCCCCTCTTGACATCTCGGCCAAGCTTTCTCACATCGGCGGCACTATGAAAGCCTCAGACGCAGATATTCTCATCATCCCCGGCTATACCAATTCCGGCCCCGGCCATTGGCAGAGCCGTTGGGAGGCAAAGCTCAGCACGGCGCGGCGGGTCGAACAGGCCGAATGGACAAAACCCGTTCGCGAGGACTGGATCGCCCGCATCGCCGAGGAGGTGAACGCCTCGACCCGCCCTGTCGTCCTCGTCGCCCATTCGCTCGGTGTACCCGCGGCAATCCATGCCATTCCGCATTTCCGCAAGCGGGTGGCAGGCGCTTTCCTCGTTGCTCCGCCCGATGTCGCCAATCCGGACATTCGCCCGAAGCACCTGATGACCTTCGGGCCCTATCCACGCGATCCGCTGCCCTTCCCCTCGATCACCGTGGCCAGCCGCAACGATCCGTTCGGCAGCTACGACCATGCCGACGAGATCGCCAGCAGCTGGGGATCCTTCCTCGTCGATGCAGGCGAAGCGGGGCACATCAATGGTGATTCCGGACACGGCCCCTGGCCCGAAGGAACGATGGTCTTCGCCCAGTTCCTCAGCCGCCTCGCTCCCTGACCGGGAAAACCTCGCCACCCGACATGTGAGCGATTGCTTTCTAAGTCTTTCTTAATGGAAAGACCGCAGACTGCGCCGAGATGAAATCAGCGAGAACGCCCGTGAAGAAAGCCCGCCCAGAGGCTGATGAACCGCATGGCGATCGCGCAGCGGCTGAGGCCGGCGTCGGCGACGGGCCGACCGACCTCTCGGAACTGGCCGAGCGCGAGAGCCGATGGAACCATGCGCTGGTCGGCTCCGGGCTCGGCGTATGGGATCACAATTATCGTCTCGATCGAAAATATTATTCGCCGACGTGGAAAACCATCCGCGGAATGGCGCCCGACGAGAACGTCGCCGGCGACTATCAGGCCTGGCTTCAGCTCGTCCATCCCGACGACCGCGATTTCGTCGCGCATGCGATCGAGCGGCAGAATGCCGGCGATCCGGATTATCAGATCTTCCAATATCGTGAGCGCCACAGGGATGGCCACTGGGTCTGGATCGACTGCCGCGGCGCGTGCGTAGAGTGGGACGAGAATGGCGTGCCGACACGCATCGTCGGAACGGACATCGATATCACCGCCCGCAAGGAAGCTGAGGAGACGCTGTCGCGCCTGTCGCGCCGGCTCGACCTGGCGCTGGAAGTTTCCCGAATCGGCGTCTTCGAGGCCGATCTCGAAAACGACATCGTCGAATGGGACGATCGCCTGATTGCCATTTACGGGTTGCAGGGCGCGGCGCGCAAGATCGGTGGCGACGCCTGGGCGAAAAGCCTGCACCCAGACGACCGCGAGCGCGTGCTTGGCCTTGCCGACCGCAGCGTCGAAAGCGGCAGCGACTTCCAGCAGGAATACCGCATCATCCGTGGCGACGGCGTCGAACGCATCATCCGAGCCCGCTCGGCCTTCTTCGTCGATGGCAACGGCCAACGCAAACTGGTCGGCGCCAATTGGGACGTCACCGAGGAAGTCGCGCTCCGCAACGAGCTGCAGCGCGCCAAGGATCTGGCGGAGGCCCGTAACCGCGAACTCGAGGCCGCCAAGGAGAGCATCGAGCACTTGGCGCTGCACGATTACCTCACCGGCCTGCCGAACCGCCGCTATCTCGACAAGATGCTGGAGGACCGCGCGGCGCAATGTCGGACGAGCGGCCTTGCCCTGGCTATCCTGCATATCGATCTCGACCGCTTCAAGCAGATCAACGACACGCTCGGCCATCGGGCTGGCGACGCGATGCTGCAGCACGCGGCAACTGTGCTCAGAAATTCCGTCCGTGCCGCCGATTTCGTCGCCCGGATCGGCGGCGATGAATTCGTCATTCTCTGCACTGTCGATCCCGCTTCGAAGAAGACCGCCGGCCTTGCCGAGCGCCTGATCCGCGAATTGCGCAAGCCGGTCAGATATGAAGGGCACGACTGCCGTTTCGGCGCCAGCATCGGCATTGCCGTCGATTGCGGCGCCGAGCTCGACGCCAAACAGACGCTGCTCGACGCCGACATCGCGCTCTACCGCGCCAAAGGTCTCGGCCGAAACCGCTTCGAATTCTTCTCGGCATCAGCCCGCAGCGACATCGTCTCCGCCAAGCAGCTCGGCGACGAGATCCTGACCGGCCTCGAGCGCAATGAATTCGTACCCTTCTATCAATTGCAGTTCGATGCCCGCACGCTTGATGTCGCGGGCGTCGAGACGCTCGCCCGCTGGCAGCATCCGGTGCACGGGCTGCTGACGCCTGACCGCTTTCTCGATATCGCCGAGGATCTCGATGTCGTTTCGACGATTGACGCCCTGATCCTGGAGCGCGCGCTTTCCGACCGCCGTGCCTGGATCAAGGACGGGCTGTCGATTCCGAAAATCTCGGTCAACGTTTCTGCCCGGCGGCTGGCCGATCCCGATCTCGGCAAAAAGCTCCGCGCCCTGAAGATCGCACCCGGCAGCATCGCCTTCGAATTGCTGGAATCGATCTCGCTCGATGACTGCGACGAGGCGGTGGCCGCCAACCTCAAAAAACTGCGCAAGCTCGGCATCGACATCCAGATCGACGATTTCGGCACCGGTCACGCCTCAATCGTCAGCCTGCTGCGCTTGAGCCCGAAGACGTTGAAGATCGACCGCGAGCTGATCCGGATGCTGCCGCAATCGGCCGAGCAGCGCAAACTCGTCGGCTCGATTATCGATATCGGCCACTCGCTCAACATTCTCGTCATCGCCGAGGGCGTCGAGACGGCGGATCATATCCGTATTCTGGAAGAACTCGACTGCGACATGCTGCAGGGCTACGCGCTCGCCCGGCCGATGCCGGCCATGCAGCTTCCCTCCTTCATCCGCAGTGGAAGCTGGCGCCAAGGCCAGACGACCGCCCGCGCCATGCAGACGCATCTGCGCCGTGCGCTGCCGGCAAAAGCCGCCAAATAAAAACCTGTATAAGCGGCCCGCCAATTCGCCTTCATTCCACCGTAGGGGAAAAGACGCTAAGATTGGTCTTGCGAATTCATTCGATTCTCCTGGCGGTATTCCGTAAAATCCGGAAGCCGGGCCGGGAAACCGGAAACCGGGGAAGGAACGACAGGCGGATTGTGAAACTCTCTCTTTTCCTTTAAGGGGACGCCACGAGATCCATCCACTCGCGCTATCCCAAGAGCGCCAACAACAGAGAATGACCACGATGAACCGTCGCCGCCGTATCTACGAGGGCAAGGCAAAGATTCTGTATGAGGGTCCGGAACCGGGCACTTTGATCCAGTTTTTCAAGGACGATGCCACTGCCTTCAACAAGAAGAAACATGAAGTCATCGACGGCAAGGGCGTCCTCAACAATCGCATTTCCGAATATATCTTCAGCCATCTGAACAAGATCGGCATCCCCACCCACTTCATCCGCCGGCTCAACATGCGCGAGCAGCTGATCAAGGAAGTGGAGATGATCCCGCTGGAGATCGTCGTGCGCAACGTCGCTGCCGGTTCTCTCGCGAAGCGCCTCGGCATCGAGGAAGGCGTCGTTCTGCCGCGCTCGATCATCGAATTCTACTACAAGTCCGACGCACTCGATGATCCGATGGTCTCCGAAGAGCACATCACCGCCTTTGGCTGGGCCAATCCCGCAGAGCTCGACGACATCATGGCGCTCGCCATCCGCGTCAACGATTTCATGACCGGTCTCTTCCTGGGCGTCGGCATCCAGCTCGTCGACTTCAAGATCGAATGCGGCCGCCTCTTCGAGGGCGATCTAATGCGCATCATCCTGGCCGACGAGATCTCGCCGGACAGCTGCCGGCTCTGGGACATCGAAACCCGCGAGAAGATGGACAAGGACCGCTTCCGCCGCGATCTCGGCGGACTGCTCGAAGCCTATTCCGAAGTCGCTCGCCGTCTCGGCATCATCAATGAAAACGAGCCTGTGCGCGGCACCGGCCCGGTTCTCGTCAAGTAGGGCAGGAAAGACAAAGTGATCAAGGCTCGTGTCACCGTCACGCTGAAAAACGGCGTTCTCGATCCCCAGGGCAAGGCCATCGAAGGCGCTCTCGGCGCTCTCGGATTTTCGGGCGTCGGCCATGTAAGACAGGGCAAGGTCTTCGACCTGGAGCTCGAAGGCGCCGACAAATCCAAGGCCGAGGCCGAGCTTAAAGCCATGTGCGAAAAATTGCTCGCCAATACGGTGATCGAGAATTACGCAATCGCGATCGACGGATGATCACAGACCGTCGGCCGGCGGAATGTGAGGTTGGGCGTCATGACAAAGGCAAAGCTGGAGACGGAAGTCTCGAAATATATGAGCTATGTTTTGCGTCATGCGCCTGAAGCCGCGGGTCTGACGCTTGATGGCGAGGGTTGGGTATCCTTCGACGAACTCGAAAAGGCGCTGGCGTCGAAATATGACGTCTCCCGCGCAGACATTATCGAAATCGTCGAAAACAACCCGAAGAAGCGTTTCACGCTTGCCGATAACAGAATTCGTGCCAATCAAGGTCATAGCATCGACGTCGATCTCGCCTTGAAGCCGGTTGAACCGCCCGCCGCTCTTTTTCACGGCACCTCCCTGGCGAGCTGGTCGTCGATCGCCCGTGAAGGTCTGAAGAAGATGCAGCGGCACCACGTTCATCTCTCCGCGGATGTCGAAACGGCGAGGATCGTCGCAATGCGCCGCAAGGGTGAGTATGTTATCCTGCGGGTGGATGCGGCCCGCATGTTTTCAGAGGGTCATTCTTTCTTTGTCTCCGACAATGGAGTATGGCTCACCGAAAGCGTTCCAGTTCAATTTCTTTCGCCAGACGCGGGGACTCCATGAAATCAGCCGTCGTTCAACTTCCGGGCCTCAACCGCGACCGCGACATGATCGCCGCACTGACCAAGATCTCCGGCAAGCCGCCGATGACGATCTGGCAGACGGAAACCGAGATCCCCGATGTCGACCTGATTGTCATCCCCGGCGGCTTTTCCTATGGCGATTACCTGCGCTGCGGCGCCATCGCCGCCCGCATGCCGGTCATGCAGGCGATCATCGAAAAGGCTGCCAAGGGCGTGAAGGTGCTCGGCGTCTGCAACGGCTTCCAGATCCTCGTCGAGGCCGGTCTGCTTCCGGGCGCACTGATGCGCAATGCCTCGCTGAAGTTCGTTTGCCGGGAGATCAAGCTCGAAGTCGTCAATGCCGAGACGGACTTCACCCGCGCCTACGCGCAAGGCCAGCTTATCCGCTGCCCTGTTGCCCATCATGACGGCAATTATTTCGCCGACGAAGCGACGCTGACGAAAATCGAGGGCAATGGCCAGGTTGTCTTTCGGTATGCCGAAGGCACCAATCCGAACGGCTCGCTCAACGACATCGCCGGCGTCACGAACGAAAAGGGCAACGTGCTGGGCATGATGCCGCATCCGGAAAATCTGATCGAGGCCGCCCATGGCGGTTCGGACGGCCGCGGCCTCTTCGCCTCGGCGCTCGATGTCGTCGCCGCCTGAACCTGCCTTCAAAGCATGCCGCCCGCCGGCCGGCCATGGCCAGCGCAACGGCATGCACCCGAAAAGACCTTCATCCGGATTACTGGAGCACGATCAATGCGCCCTCGCCTCTCCGTCGCAATCGCCGCCTTGTTGACTGCTCTCGCCGCTGCCGTGGCAGCCTGCCAATCGGCGGCACCGGCAGCAGGTCCGAACCGGGCTGCGTTGCCGACGATGGAGCGCGTGGCGCTTGGCGCCAATGCCTGCTGGTTCAAATCCGGCGATCCGGCCTTTGCCGCCTACAAACTTGCACCCGAACTCAATTCCTTCACCGGCCGGCCGCGCATTCTCCTCGTTCACAAGAGCAGCCCGGAAAGCCGTCCGCTGCTCGTCGTGCAGGCCGAGGGAAGCCCGGCGCGTCTCCAGGCCTTCGGCCCGATGATGCAAGAGCCGGTCGCCGGGCGTATTGCCGGCGACGTCAATCGCTGGTCGGCTGGCAACAAGGCCTGCAGCTGATTGCCGTGATCAATCCTCTGCGGATCAATCCAAGAAAAACGACTTGCCGACCTCACGCGCTGCCTCGGATTGCGACACGCCGATATCCTTGAGCTCGCTCGCCGTCAGGCCTCTGAGTGCTCGACGACCTTCCCGCTTCTGATGCCAGAGAAGAATGGCCGCCCAGATCCGGCCCAGGCGCGTCGTCGTCTCGGCAGGCGCAGCCGGCACGACAATTTGCCTCCGGCCCTCGAAGGAGACAATCGGTACAATTGGCATTTTGATCTCAGGTAAGGCAGACATTCCAGGAATCCTCTCGCGGTGACCTTGGAATTGACTCATAATCTTGACAGGAACAATTTGACAATATAGGCAATTGTCACCATGACAAATTGGCTACCTGATCTTTCACGCGGCTCCGGGCCGGTCTATCTCCGGCTCGCCGACAGCATCGAATCCGCCATAGCGAGCGGCGCCCTGCCCGCCGGCAGCAAATTGCCGCCGCAG from Rhizobium lentis carries:
- a CDS encoding low affinity iron permease family protein → MKHLFARFASKTSEWAGKPAVFILALTVVIIWAMLGPFFDYSETWQLIINTGTTIITFLMVFVLQNAQTRDTRAIQAKLNEIILTSHAENRFIGIENLDEDELKHLDQLVAKAAKGRADTEACSTSEAEKTEAPKKAEGRKRRVSGKPAKQR
- the purB gene encoding adenylosuccinate lyase; protein product: MIPRYSRPEMVAIWSPETKFRIWFEIEAHACDALAELGVIPKSAARTIWEKGGAATFDVARIDEIEAVTKHDVIAFLTHLAEIVGPDARFVHQGMTSSDVLDTCFNVQLVRATDILIADVDRLLQALKTRAFEHKDTVTIGRSHGIHAEPTTFGVKLALAYAEFERCRQRLVAAREEVATCAISGAVGTFANIDPRVEEHVAAALGLKAEPVSTQVIPRDRHAMYFATLGVVASSIERLATEIRHLQRTEVLEAEEYFSPGQKGSSAMPHKRNPVLTENLTGLARMVRSYAMPAMENVALWHERDISHSSVERMIGPDATVTLDFALSRLAGVVEKLLVYPENMEKNLNKFRGLVHSQRVLLALTQAGTSREDAYRLVQRNAMKVWEQGKDFLEELLADSEVRAALSEEDIREKFDLGYHTKHVDTIFRRVFGEA
- a CDS encoding putative bifunctional diguanylate cyclase/phosphodiesterase, which gives rise to MKSARTPVKKARPEADEPHGDRAAAEAGVGDGPTDLSELAERESRWNHALVGSGLGVWDHNYRLDRKYYSPTWKTIRGMAPDENVAGDYQAWLQLVHPDDRDFVAHAIERQNAGDPDYQIFQYRERHRDGHWVWIDCRGACVEWDENGVPTRIVGTDIDITARKEAEETLSRLSRRLDLALEVSRIGVFEADLENDIVEWDDRLIAIYGLQGAARKIGGDAWAKSLHPDDRERVLGLADRSVESGSDFQQEYRIIRGDGVERIIRARSAFFVDGNGQRKLVGANWDVTEEVALRNELQRAKDLAEARNRELEAAKESIEHLALHDYLTGLPNRRYLDKMLEDRAAQCRTSGLALAILHIDLDRFKQINDTLGHRAGDAMLQHAATVLRNSVRAADFVARIGGDEFVILCTVDPASKKTAGLAERLIRELRKPVRYEGHDCRFGASIGIAVDCGAELDAKQTLLDADIALYRAKGLGRNRFEFFSASARSDIVSAKQLGDEILTGLERNEFVPFYQLQFDARTLDVAGVETLARWQHPVHGLLTPDRFLDIAEDLDVVSTIDALILERALSDRRAWIKDGLSIPKISVNVSARRLADPDLGKKLRALKIAPGSIAFELLESISLDDCDEAVAANLKKLRKLGIDIQIDDFGTGHASIVSLLRLSPKTLKIDRELIRMLPQSAEQRKLVGSIIDIGHSLNILVIAEGVETADHIRILEELDCDMLQGYALARPMPAMQLPSFIRSGSWRQGQTTARAMQTHLRRALPAKAAK
- a CDS encoding DUF2259 domain-containing protein translates to MKQRLIIGGMFAAAVAGLPGISLAGDIASIQPIGFSADGKVFAFQEFGIKESDKAPYSETYFIDTDSGQYLEGTPFRTELTDKDANLSKARRQNLTAARSQMDKYDLLTNPGLIAAFNPPTELGSPTKTLRYTTLAADGPPKAPYTLSLGELPVSTPKECTAVDKRVIGFSLQVIEKEGAPNRQAARQATAVPAERTCSVEYRIGGAVVYQPEAGNQVHIALVLAFDAERNGRWIAVPVHP
- a CDS encoding RBBP9/YdeN family alpha/beta hydrolase; the protein is MKASDADILIIPGYTNSGPGHWQSRWEAKLSTARRVEQAEWTKPVREDWIARIAEEVNASTRPVVLVAHSLGVPAAIHAIPHFRKRVAGAFLVAPPDVANPDIRPKHLMTFGPYPRDPLPFPSITVASRNDPFGSYDHADEIASSWGSFLVDAGEAGHINGDSGHGPWPEGTMVFAQFLSRLAP
- the purC gene encoding phosphoribosylaminoimidazolesuccinocarboxamide synthase — its product is MNRRRRIYEGKAKILYEGPEPGTLIQFFKDDATAFNKKKHEVIDGKGVLNNRISEYIFSHLNKIGIPTHFIRRLNMREQLIKEVEMIPLEIVVRNVAAGSLAKRLGIEEGVVLPRSIIEFYYKSDALDDPMVSEEHITAFGWANPAELDDIMALAIRVNDFMTGLFLGVGIQLVDFKIECGRLFEGDLMRIILADEISPDSCRLWDIETREKMDKDRFRRDLGGLLEAYSEVARRLGIINENEPVRGTGPVLVK
- a CDS encoding DUF2189 domain-containing protein translates to MAAFHVMTGASESFARPVVNRISIADVFDALKRGFDDFKEKPSHYVFLCLMYPIAGIFLTLWTSGANLLPMVFPLMSGFVLIGPIAAIGLYEISRRREEGLDTSWKHALEVRHSPALPSIVAVGLMLFALFVVWLVTAQTLYTNLLGEVFPRTMTDFTRQVFGTAQGLQLIIWGNLIGFGFALVVLAISVITFPFLLDRDVGAVAAVVTSIRATVINPVPVLLWGLIVAALLVIGTIPVFAGLALVIPILGHATWHLYRKLVAREAV
- a CDS encoding DUF1127 domain-containing protein, which codes for MSALPEIKMPIVPIVSFEGRRQIVVPAAPAETTTRLGRIWAAILLWHQKREGRRALRGLTASELKDIGVSQSEAAREVGKSFFLD
- the purQ gene encoding phosphoribosylformylglycinamidine synthase subunit PurQ, yielding MKSAVVQLPGLNRDRDMIAALTKISGKPPMTIWQTETEIPDVDLIVIPGGFSYGDYLRCGAIAARMPVMQAIIEKAAKGVKVLGVCNGFQILVEAGLLPGALMRNASLKFVCREIKLEVVNAETDFTRAYAQGQLIRCPVAHHDGNYFADEATLTKIEGNGQVVFRYAEGTNPNGSLNDIAGVTNEKGNVLGMMPHPENLIEAAHGGSDGRGLFASALDVVAA
- the purS gene encoding phosphoribosylformylglycinamidine synthase subunit PurS — encoded protein: MIKARVTVTLKNGVLDPQGKAIEGALGALGFSGVGHVRQGKVFDLELEGADKSKAEAELKAMCEKLLANTVIENYAIAIDG
- a CDS encoding RNA 2'-phosphotransferase; amino-acid sequence: MTKAKLETEVSKYMSYVLRHAPEAAGLTLDGEGWVSFDELEKALASKYDVSRADIIEIVENNPKKRFTLADNRIRANQGHSIDVDLALKPVEPPAALFHGTSLASWSSIAREGLKKMQRHHVHLSADVETARIVAMRRKGEYVILRVDAARMFSEGHSFFVSDNGVWLTESVPVQFLSPDAGTP